The stretch of DNA GTGAAAACACAGGGCAATCCCCTCATTGCTGCATATttcaatatattattatattatatattattatatttattattatccttttatttatattattactgCAGTCTCTAAACATGGTTTCCTTAATCATTCCACAACATTGAGtcaaggtttttatttatttatttatttatttattcattttgtcattgGATACCACTGGGCAGCAGGTGACACTTATTGTTGAAAATATGTCTCTTAATTAGTCAGCCTGGGGGTAGAGTGGCttagttttcacacacacacacacacacacacacacacacacacaccacacacacacacacacacacacacacacacacacacacttttaatgtGTGACTCCATGAATgtcttccaggagagactgtctgaaaatatATCCAGTTATCTTCATATTTAAACAATATGCTTCCCATTCCACCTGCAAGTTTGGCTGCTCAGAACAAATATTAACACACTTTTGATTTCCGTCATGGCCGAACTAGATGTGACCCTAAGACTCGCCTGACGCTACAGACCGGTCTaacatgtgtttgtattgaCTGTGTTAACAGGTGGCGTGTAACAGGAGGTTAGCAGGTCCTCCTCCCTCAGCTTGTGTGTTGGAGGTCAGTGTGAAGGGAGTGAAGATCAATGTCCAGGACCAGTGTCACTCTGCTCACAGGGTACGTACACTAATGTGCCTACACAGCTACCTGCCTGCCTTTCTGCCCTCCtgccttccttctttcctcccaTCTTTCCTTCGTTCGTTTTTTCCCTACtgctttccttcctttcttcctcctttcgtgtctgcctcctccttcttgccttccttccttccttccttccttccttccttcctgtcacACCTTTACAAACCCAGCTTATGGAAaatgtgcagcaggttattatggtGCTGTAAACAGGACACTTTGTTGTAGTTGGGTGTATAGCGCTTCCCAGTGGGAATGAGCAGTAACTACAAGCTACTCACAATAGCAATAGTGATCTCAGGATCCATCTGGATCAGTAGTCCAGGAGTTATTCAGGTTTAGCTCCACATTGCAGCTTCACACACCCGGACAGAATTTAACCATTGGAACTTTACGTTTCTTTCTCAGGGGGAGCAATGTTTCCACTTTTTCCAGTTGAAGAACATTTCATTCTGTGGTTGTCATCCAAAACACAGCAAGTGAGTTGAACTCTTGAACTCCTTAAAGGATTATTTGATTTAATCTCTTCCCACACTTGCATGAGAAATGTATTAAACTATATTAAATTGTACCTTTATTACACAGCCAGTTTAAGTGGTGGTTAAATGTACATGACAGTGATGTAACTCGCACAAGTCAAAGCTCAGTGCTTTGTCTCAGTGAATCTCTCAGTAATGGTGATTATTGTGTTGCAGGTATTTTGGTTTCATCACAAAACACCCTGACCAACAGCGCTTCGCCTGTCACGTGATGATGTCAGACACAACATTACATCCTCTAGCCGAGTCTGTAGGGTAAGACCCCTtctattctgtattttattttattgtctgaCTTGCCCCTGGTGGTGTCTGTTACATATCGTAGTTATAACAGGGGCTGTTTCTTCAGTAGAGAGTAGTTCTAGTGAAAACATGTGGATCATCCAGAGTAAGAGGACATGACAGTGTTGATTCATTATGTCACTCTTCCTTGCTCTGAGATCTTCAAACATTTCCTTTCATGTCCACTGTATTTGGATAGAGATCTCAGGAACATAAATCTGGTCCATGAACATACTCGTTCCTTTTAGTGGCAATATCTGCATCAACAGGGATTCAGACTAGAAGTCTCAAATGGACCCATGGAAACCTGATTTACATAAATGAATTTTCAAAAAAGGGAGACCTGATCTGAGGGAGGCCTAGCCCTTTCAGACTAGACCACAACAGACCTGAGGACAATTGAACCTGATCCAAAATGCGGTCGACACTAGTCGAGATAGAACAAggacaccagcagcagccaatAATCAATTAGATCAATTAACAATCAGCCACAGGGGAAAGAGTAGCAgcataacaatgataataatagtaataataatgataatgctCTAGGAATGAATGTAAAGTCACAGAAactaaaataatacatttatatgcttcaaaaacaaattcatgtaAATACCTGAAGgttctgttttctcctcctgaaccaacaagaaaacacagaagacCAGACAGTGAAATATGATCCAGGAAGTCTGGAAAGTCTCACTCTGAAAGTGCATTTTGTTGATAATACACACTTTTACTTGAATTGCAGAAATTGTAATGCTACTTTTAATAGATCTGAATTCATCTTTCAACACCTCTGAGGacaataaatatttcatgtcagTGTGGCCAGTGCACGCCTTACATCATCCTTTGCGTTCGTCTGTTGTTGATGCACAGAGTTGAGCTCCATTCAGACCAGAGTGTGATAGATGATAATACAgctaattttattttctaattgtCCTCTCTGTCCCACAGGAGGGCCTTCCAGCAGTATTACAAGGAGAACATTGGCTACTCCTATCCCACCGAAGACATCTTCATTGAATAACACCTCTCCTCCATCCTATGTACTGAATACTCACTCTGTGCATGTAAGCTTGGTCTTACACCACAAACTGGACCACTGATATATCTTCATCAGAGTACTTGCATggtggattttctttctttcttcgcTGCGTTCAGTGATGCGGCGAGCCTTTCCTTCCTTTGGCCAAGTCACAATATGAATACCTCTATGGATGGTTAGGATCACATGAGATGTCCCCTACAGTGTGAGCAAGTGTAACATAAATCTACCCCAACTCATACACAAATATCtgatattgatatattttatagGCTAAAATTACTTATATGTAACTACACGTAAATATTGGATGTAAAACCATATAGACAGCCTTCAGGGCTATGGAGCCAGTTTAATGACAGAATGTTTACATCATCAGTTTCTGAACTTGGAGCCAGAGCCAAAATGGTAATCGATTAATCATCTGAGTCACATATCAAAAAAACAAGAGTGATCATCCATTTAgccacagcagtgctttgagcttctgtaaatgctaacgtcagcaggTATCAGGCGATAAATCAAACTAGATAAAGAACAGTAACATTGGAATCCAACCTATAGCTGTTGAGACATCtcactcaaaataaaaaaaaaagtgatatcTGTGAAGTCACACAGCTAACATGGCTAATAGAATTGCTaaacatttgatggttccagcttctaaaattagaggatttgctgcttttctctggaaTATATGAGCATTTTTAATCACTTTGGGCTCTTATGATGAGCTTCtcttatttttgacattttatttgacattgaCATTTCATTCTTTGCATGATCACACTTAATATTGTGACATGATGAATGcacttgaataaaaatgatctaTATCTGAAGCTTGAGTGCTAGTTTGCAGACATATGGCCCATTTTGTCACTCCTAGCAACTTGTTTAAACATATCTTGTTAAACATTGAGCACGCTAAGTGAActtaaatgtcccatattttacacctttcctttgttttatatgaagtgttgatccatccaaaaaccatctcaatgtagtttcacatctcctctctcaggcttctctctggagctctagtaacaagagttcggtgagccaatcagaagagaggaggctctgagactgttttctgagcgatcTAACGATGATTTcaggttgtgtgcatttctctgtggactgagcactttggtactttcacagtgttgatatagaacctaaacctgctcaataatcaaacacatggacatctacctttatactttatgggacctttaagtaaaAGTTCTGAATCTTTAATTCCAGTTTTCAGACTtgtgaatgtgtaaaaatgtgaagtATGTTgacaaaaaggaagaaatgaatTGAAAATATGCATGAATTTAATGAGCAGGAAAGGTAGCAAAACTTACCTAGATGCTAATGTAAGATTTGTTTATAATACATATCTATATTATCTGTctacatgataaaaaaaataatgtccCCCTTGCTGAGCTGCATTGACCCTCTTGACCAAAATGAAATTCTAAAGTTGAGTATCCATTAATTAGTAATATTTATGATCAACTGGGTGCTGAAGTCAACAAACTAGATTTCCAGTCACAGATATTTTCAAGAGAATTGCAGCTTGAACTTCAGTGTCAAACCAGGTTCAGGTGagacaattcattcattttaacagATGTCACTGAACAGCCAGTCAGCTGCTTGGAAAGGCATCTGTgctaaccacaaacacacacctcagatATCATGTAAGATCAAAGCAAGGCTGCACGTTTCTAAAAGGATGTAAAGCTTCTGTCTTTAAATTAGCTTCATCCCTGACTCAACAGCAAAGAAGGGCTACTTATTAACAACAATTACCCCCTATAGTTTCAAAGACAATGCTTTGAAGGGGTATACAACGAACAAATGGACCTGCGTGTTTCTTTGCACAGATGAGAACAGATTGATGtttccaaaatatatatattattctatATCTTATAACCCCCCAGACTTGACAATCTACTGTTGAAGACATTTGGAGTTACTGTTGAGGTGCCTCAATTCTCTTCTCGCTCCTTTTTTCCCAAATGTGGTTCCAACTACAAACCCTCTACGCAGGGTTTCTCTTTCTGAGCAATGACATACTTTTCCTTTAACTCTGTGTAATAACAAAGGCCAAATGATGCTGTGcaatttagtgtgtgtgtgcaacagaaCAGACTGGTGGGAACGGTGGGATCACTGTAGAGTCATGTCCATGTCCGTACATGTCACTTTCAGCTTAGACTTCTTTTGCATTGCCTGCTCAAATCTTGGACAAGTTGGGATCAAGACAATGTGGAAATACTTAGTTCTCATTAGACATcggatttactttttttttgttgtttagatATGTTTAAAAGGAAATATTGAACCTGGCTTTTAAGACCTGCCTTTGCAAATTTACCCACAATCTGGCGTGGTTGGGAGAACAGGGAgaattcatttttcacacagaTCCTCCTTGGTTTTGCAGCCATTAGGAGATCAGCTCCagacttaaagctgcaccagtcaacatatttatttcaacaattgatcaaatgactatgtgcAATGTGGAAGGAGTCACTCATAGAGAGTTATTACCCAACACTGCAGCTACCCTCAGCTCCATGAAGCTCTGTTTGCAGCCTGCCCAGCAGCGAacagcagaaagacaaagttagcaactagcagTTGAACATTGTGGAgtgtttagcagctaaagagtctTAGGAGTTTGTGGAGGCCAAACCTAGagctaaaaggaaagtgaatattggacttccGTATATCTCAAACTTGACTCAGTGCTAATGTTGCTgtatgtctgctggatgtgtaaagtGACAACTGTTTGATTACACATTTGCCATTACAGCTTATATTATGTGGCATTGTTGTGTTCTCAGCTTGTCCTGCTGCCCCCAggttgccaaaaaaaaaaaatcaattcatgCAGCTTTAAGATCAAAGATTTTAACTTTTTGACTTCCAGCCTGTAAGAAGTGGGAAAGCATCTGCACAAGCAgttaaactatatatttgaGCAGGTAAAGTCATTGTAAAGTCAATGGAAATGAATcctgaaatgttttgtgtttttaaaaaaaacagtgcctttttttattttggtgtggtGATGACGGCTGTCCTCAGTAAATATTTACCTGGTGACATCATGTCTCCACTCACGGCATCTAAATAGATACAACACATAGTCTCATTCAGATGAGTCGTCTTGTACCTGGATATGGCTTGGTACACCTAAGATGGCTGCCATGGAAGATAAAGTGGGAGTGAGGAGAGCTGATATCAGGCCAGCAAGGGTTTAACTGGTATATGCAGCTGGTACTGTccctcagtcactcagtcattGTGATCCAATGCTGTTTGACTGattatatatttactgtaatacTGGTCAACATTACACCAGTTTTCTATGCTAAGCAGTTAATCTAAGATgagattttgtgtgtgaatataatTCAATTTTAGGATCATAATTAGCATTAGCGGTATTGCTAAGATTTTTGTGGAGAATTCTCTGTCCCATTATTTCACTGCGTTTGTAGAAAAGCGAGATAAAAATGGTGGACAAAATGCTACGTACTTGAGAAAGTGATTGAAGGTACTGAACACATATACAAGGCATGCAGCCTCTGCCTGAAGATAGTGGTAATGGTCCCCAAAACTTGTAGCAAATGAACCCTTAAGACAAACCTTGACTAAAAATCTTTCATTCCTTGCCTTTCAGACTGCCATTGACTTCCATTAATTTAAGAACAATAAGAAAGTGATTAATAATTTTACTTACAAAATATAAGATGAGAAGAAGTTATTGATAGGGTAAAACATGCACACTACTGGAGTTTTTAAGTCATCATCTTACTGACCTTTCCATTGGCTGAGCTAATGTGACCTTTTTATAGAGGCACCATATGTAATGTACTGTCCACgacattttcatttccatgtCAGCCATCTGAGGTGCACCATGGTAAGTTGTTCTGATCCACCAGAAAGTGTCCTTTCTATGTATTCCACTTCTGTGATTCTAACACCATGGGGATCTACTGTACTTAACTCATCAATATAGATATATCCTGtatagatactgtatgtatgtatgtatgtttgtatagGAGTTATTGTATGCTGTTGGTATAACCAAATCCTGGGTGTAACACCGCATGATATCAATGTTGTAAAATGAGGACAAGTTGCACAGACTGGTGATAGTGATGGTGGTTATTCTTGTCAATAAATCACGTTTACAACTGCAcctaaaatacatatttttgtaGAATATAGGTCAGTAAGTTAACTGCAGTTTTAGAATGGATTTTTAGCTGGAGAGAATTTACAGTTGGCTCCTTTCAGATCTACTCACATGTATGAGTCTGTTGGAAGACAAAATTTGAGTCATGGCAgttgaaaaattaaaagatttatttgtcaattttttttcaatgtatGCAGTGAAAATGCACAGGTGGTGCTAAATGTGCTAAAAGGCTATTGGCAATTAATAAATTCAtatagagtatatatatatatatatatgattacattatgacaaattaaatgaacaatggCCAGAAAAGCATCCATGTAGTATCTAAGAGACAGAAGAACAGTATATGctatgtatgtactgtatattataacctgatgatgtcacagtgatgtcatcagtgtaaTCTGGGCAGGAGCTCGCCCTCTTTTGTGTTCCCCAGTTTTATGGAGGCTAGGAGCAAATAAAATATCTCATAGAGTCAGATATGAGCCAGCAGTTACCAGCATCATCACTTACATCTTTATTATTCACAGTGAGTGAGGATCTCCATACATGTAATATCACATTCACATAAAGCTTCATAATAAACAAATTAGTGCTGTAAATACAGTTCATGCTTGAGATGTTTACTATGTGGGTTTGGACAGACAGGATGTGGAGGGGTCAGGAGAGAACCATAATCTGCTATTTCAATCAGTGTTGGACATATTCTAATACTTTTCACTTTGTTCAGCAAACTGAGAAAGTTAATGGCCAGTGTTAACACAGagatttacagcagcaggagtaCATCCATCCACAGAGTGTGTTCTTTGGTTCTCATTACTAACAAACCAATAATGATGGGaatacaaacattttgtttggagAGATTACAGTAAAATTCAAAACACTGCAGCCAGACAGCAATGGTACATCACGTGACCATGTGTAGACAAGGGACTTGCCCATCATCAGGACCACACAGCATAATGTAGCATCAACAGTGAATATTCTGCTGCCATCTCACTGCTTTTCTGGACATTGGTGCTGGACAAAAAGACAGtgtcatatatgtatataccctatatatataatatcacaGGGTGGAGGGTTTCACTGCACTGATGTTCTCTTGTCCACTACAAGTGTGTGAGTTTACAGAGCAAATAATGGGCAAAAAAGTTTGGATGTGTATCATGCAGCCACTGTGTGTTTAGGACTTAAGATGGAAGGTTACACATCACAGAGTAGTGAGAAGTCAGAGCTCAGTTCTCAGAGGAATCTGTCTCCTCTGTGGAGCCGTCGCTTTCcacctccatcttcctcctgtGGTGAATGTTCCTCCTGGGGGAGGCCCTCCTCTGCATCTCCTTTAGCCCCCCCACCGCACTGccactgctgttgctgctgggaCTCACTGAGATCTGAGCAATTCTGGACAgaagagagacaagaaaagaggagatgtaaagagaagaacagaagaCAGGAGAAGATGAGAtgactgagagtgtgtgtgtgtgtgtgtgtgtgtgtgtgtgtgtgtgtgtgtgtgtgcgcatgctcTCACAGTTTGTCCAGTTCCTGGTCCATCTCTGGGTCAATGAGTAACTCTGCCTTGTTGGGTAACACTCCTGCAGAAACAGTTGTATTAATGACAATACAACAGGATGAATATTGTAACAATGCATTTTGACAACAGCTGCATAAAAGCTGCTGttagaaatgtttcatgtgCGTATGGGGAAACATGCAGACGgaagactgaaactgaaaataagcACAGCTGTGCTGCTGGTGGCAACTGTGCACCCTCCTTTTCATTTGTACACTGCATACAGGCAAATCCAAACCAACAACAGTTCCAATACAGCTGTAAGGCCAAATGACAACTGATCCAGCTGTGCTGCCGTCCTCAGAAACAGATGCTGCTTTAGGTGATGGTTCAGATTAATGTACATCTCAGTTCTCCAAAAACTGTGTTTCACTGATTCCTCTCTCTTTGCATTGTTAGTGGGAGAGACAAAGATGCAAGGAAAAGACACAAGTGTGGGAAACGTGGATGTACCCTGAGTTTACATGGAACACACAGCGTACGATGTAAGCTATGTGAAGCCAAGACGTAACACATAAGTCCACAAAAAAATGAGtaatataaaaaagtcatatagaTAGATAAGGTAATATGATAGGTTTAATAAAGTATACTGATATGTCTCAGTCAGTCTGAGTCATCTCAAAATTTAAAGCctcatattttatgactttacattttttaaatgaaatgtaacacTTTTTAGCGATCTGTAAAACTCTGTATATTGTAATGTATATAATTATGTATGAAATCTGTATGAAAATGGATATAGTCATACAGCAAACTGAGTATGCTTATATGCATACAATCATtcactttatgacatgtaattTCAACAACATTTTGTATGCGcaagcaacagcagcaggaggaggaggaggaggaggaggaggaggaggagaggaggaggaggaggaggaggaggaggaggagaggaggaggagaggaggaggaggaggaggaggaggagaggaggaggagaggaggaggaggaggaggaggaggaggaggagggtgatgTGTTATGTTAAACCTACCAATGGTTTGGTTGATGGTCTCATGTTTAGCCAGGCTCATTAGGAAGCTGTAGTAACAGACTTTGTCAGTTTCTTCCAGTATTTCCCTCATACAGGACCTGGAAGGATGACTTCACACGGACACAAAAACTGTCAGGTGAAACAAACATTGTGCTACAATCAGAGTTCAATAACACTACACCTGTTTGTCATacaaatcacacacacgcaggggATCGAAGCAGCGCCACCTCCTTAGACACTGCGACCATTTCCACtgttaaaatcaaaacagtcaGTGAGCTCAGATATCTGTTATGTTTTTCCTGCCAGTGGATGTACAGTGCAAAAGTCTCAGGTAACTGCAACCTTTTTTTAAAGCCCCAACTTTTATTCAACTAATAAATGAACTACACTGACAAAATCTAATTATCGTAACTatacacaaaaagtgaaaacaaagaattCACTTTTAAAACTCAACCCTGATAGGCAGATGTATTTAAAAGACAAAGTGCTGATTAAGTTCAGTTCAAATCAaataactgttgtttttatgtgtattgtttgtatgacaaaaacaattttaacaTGTATTACTGTTACACCTTGGCAtaacattcaaaatgaaatatgtgaTAATAGTCAAATGATGCAATAACCAGCAGATCTACAGGTgggatttgtttgtgtgtttatcaaAGTTTTAATGAAAGTATGTGATTAGTAACTTTAAAAAACTATATTTTCTGTGCAAGTAGACATACATGAGgtaaatatttatatacatatttagttagttgaatttattttaatttattcaaatgttaattttaTACTAGGAACACATTGACAAAACATTATCTACATGTTGTCCATGCTTTGTCATCGTGTTGTCAAGGTGTTAATGTGCTATAAATGTAAGTGATTTAAaatttttcctctcattctcccattcacacagacacaccacagcCATGCAAGATGCTCATCTGCCCATTGGGAGCAATATGGGtccagtgtcttgctcaaggacatttGATACATGGACGCCACCAAACCAGCCACTAATGGACGACCCACTCCACCTCCTCAGCTACAGCTGCCTCCTCTCGTCAACATATTCTGTTATTAACATGTAAAATTGTAATGTTGATGACATGTTGACGACATGTTCAGTCATATCTTTTCTTGTAAACATTTAGTGCACTATAAGAATAAAGAGCAACTTTCCAGAGGGTGTCTGGTCCCAGTGAGTGACAACTGgaatgtgtaagtgtgttttacctgtgtttgaATCTGTCACAGAGAGCGTCTATACACTGAGCCAGAGTGGACGGTTCCACCccatcctgctgctgccgctCTTTGTCGCTCTCCTCTGCAGCCACCGAGGGCAGCTGCTcgatggaggtggaggtggggacGATAACAGTGTTAGGACTCTTCCCTGCTAACAGGTCCTGGTAGATCATCAGCACGCTGTCCAAGAactctacacatacacacaggggATGATGGGAAGTTGGAAGTCAAGGGGTTgaattctgttttattcagcTTTGGTTTGAAATAGATTTAAATTCAAATAGGTTTATAGATCTATTGAAATAGACTGCTGGCACTGCCTTTTGTAAAAAATTAGATATAACTCCATATGAGCCACTTCTGATATGATTCCTCCCTCACTACTGCTAGTTCataagtttttattattatttccatatCAGATATCTGACCACAGAAATAATTCCAGTTTTAAATACAAGAAATGTCCTGAACTGAGtgtcattttttctctctgccttaaGGGGGAACAGAGTTTTACCCAATAATGGTTATCCCAATTCATAATGAAAATGgttcaaattaaatgtatttaccaTTGTTataacattttagtttttagtagactccattttaaaaaatagtATAGGAGTCAAATGTGCTCATCACTAACACAGCTCATCATTAATAAAGGTTACAGCCAAagtgaatgaactgaatgtttATGCccagacatactgtacatactgttaTTTCTGTTGTACCTTGGTAGTAGAACTGTAGCTGGAAAGCATAAAGGAAGTCAGAGAAAGACATCAAACAATCTATGGCGTCGTCCATCAGAACAATTCTACAGgacaagaaaagagaagaagttAATAACAGTTTATACCTGTCAACTGGTGAAATGCTCATTAACTATCCCAGCTGTCCGAGCAGTAATACATATCAAACAAAAAATTGTGTATGTGAAAGAACCAAACTAGAATCACTGCTTCACAGTTGTACGCCGCCACACAAGCGAGTGAAGTTACAGGAAAGATGTGAAAATCTCCCCTCCTTGAGTAATAGCATTAAATAATGGccagatgtgtttttgcagaacattatgatgtcacagtgaagttaacCTTTGACCTTATGGATATGAACTGTCATCTCTCCATCATTTTATCCTAACAGACATTTTTGTAAAGctttgtcataattagtgtacGAATTCTTGAGTTATcgccaaaaacgtgttttgtgacctttgaccaccaaattctaatctATATGTCGGtacaaagaaatcaaaatgtggagaaggaaaaaacattttagaataTATTGGCCATTAACTGTGaaggacagatggagagagaattctgcaaacaatgactgaaagataatattacattatatattgtTAGGTCTGCTGTAGCATATAGAGCTGcaatgtacagtatacacagTACACATGATAATGACTACACTGTGCTCTAATACTGTTTGATGGTGTAGCCAAAATCCATACTATTGCAGTACAGTGTGTACTTCATACTAATTGCTATTTTCAATAATTCCCAGTATGCAATGTTAAAAGTTGTGGTGACCAAACAAACACTGTTCTCTTTGGATTAATGAACAACAGTACTAAGAAATCCTGGTCAAAGAGTTAGTTGatgtaataaaatgaaagcaTAGTGTTTTGTCTGCAGCGTGTCGGTGCACTGACCTGGCTGCACTCTGTACCATCTCCACTGGAAAGTCTGGACACAGTAACTGTAGCAGAGACCTATATTCGAGCATGGACAGTAAGTCTGGAACAAGACATGAAACTTATATTAgttacacaatacacaacagTGACCAACTGATTTAAATGTTACAGACAGTCAAACCAGCCAGTGACACCAAGTCACATACACTCCTCTATATGTGACATGTTTTCCAATTATTAATTCACTGAAACAGTCTGTAATAAGTAGGATTTACGATGTATGTGAGTCTTATGGTCTTGTGTTATAAACCTTGCCTAGTAGGCACTACTATACTGTTGTTGGATAGAAGCCACCAGTATGTTTTTTGGGCTAATATAGCCGTCCATAATGATCTGGTACTGTGAATGATAACATGAATTCTAGCTAACAGCTGTGATTGACATTTTTGCGTAATTGCACAACAACCATTTCAAAACAGTTCCCCTTAATCCCCATTTCTAAGTGATATTTCTAACAGTGAGAATTTCAAGCAGgaagcactttgatactttttaTAGCCTCCTTTGGTCTGTAGGCATCAATGAACTTCATTTTCAGATCCTTAGTCAGCTGCTCAAAGGAGCCTGTGGTTGTTGAGTGGTGAAGAGTAAATGAATTTTTCAGCTCTGGAAATGTTATTAAACAATTCCTCATGACAACTCAAGTCAATAAAGActaatttttaatgtttgtttactgCAGGAGgtgtatttacttcttttcacttcaaaaatcaacaaaatatgtaatttgcccAGGCTGCCAAATTTTGCATAAAACTGTACAGATAAAGGGGCATTATGTAAAGACAATTACAGTCTAATACAAGTACACAACTAACAGAAAAGCTTCCATTGTCTTACTGACCTCCACTCTTGCCGATCTGTCTGTAGCATCTCCAGAAGACTCTGAT from Seriola aureovittata isolate HTS-2021-v1 ecotype China chromosome 10, ASM2101889v1, whole genome shotgun sequence encodes:
- the cstpp1 gene encoding centriolar satellite-associated tubulin polyglutamylase complex regulator 1 encodes the protein MNRFNSTVSVDEYLADSNVLFYLSDAVTQLLEHKEEYTQFGVIRYFAEYFSSVKNSNHVLFREYNYIRATPHNRASFIRVFWRCYRQIGKSGDLLSMLEYRSLLQLLCPDFPVEMVQSAARIVLMDDAIDCLMSFSDFLYAFQLQFYYQEFLDSVLMIYQDLLAGKSPNTVIVPTSTSIEQLPSVAAEESDKERQQQDGVEPSTLAQCIDALCDRFKHSHPSRSCMREILEETDKVCYYSFLMSLAKHETINQTIGVLPNKAELLIDPEMDQELDKLIAQISVSPSSNSSGSAVGGLKEMQRRASPRRNIHHRRKMEVESDGSTEETDSSEN